The DNA segment GATGATGCGCCCGCGGGGGACGCCGCCGACCCCCAAGGCGAGGTCGAGGGAGAGGATGCCGGTGGGGATGACCTCGGTACTGACGCGCTGCAGTTCCCCAAGGCGCATGATGGCGCCTTTGCCGTACGCCTTCTCAATCTGCAACAGCGCCGCCTCCAGCGCGCGCGCGCGCTCCGCTGCCGGGTTCACAGTTTCAACGGGCATCGTCCCCTTCCTACCTTTATAGAACTCTTGTTCTATTCTACCGCTCGCCAGCCGAGGTGGCAAGGGGGAAGAGAGAAGAGGGCGCAGCAGCGCCTGCCGTCGCGGGCGTGGCGGGGAGGGGAGGGTGACCCTTCACCGCTTCTGATGGAATGCCTAGACAATGTAGAGAAAATCCAATACCTCTTTGAGGAGAGATATGTGATATACTTGACCTCAAGAGCATGTTCAGCGACCCGCCCGGTAGCAGCTCCGACCCATTTCTGGGTCGAACGCCACTCCGCGTCGCGCTGACCGCTCGGACATCGGCTGAAGGAGCCAGCGCAAGCATGGAGAAGGCCATGACCCCTCTCATGGACAAAACCTTGACCTGCCGCGATTGCGGGTCCGCCTTTCTGTTTACGGTCAGCGAGCAAGAGTTTTACGCAAGCAAGGGGTTTATGCACGAGCCGACCCGCTGCCGCGACTGTCGTGCCCGGCGTCGCGCCGCGATCGAAGGGAACTCCAGCTCGGGAGGAACATACAGCAGCGGCGGCGTGGCGGCATCGAGCTACGGCATGTCCTACGCCGCTGGCTCCGCCCGACGCGAATTCTTCTCGGCGACCTGCTCCTCCTGCGGCAATGAAGCGCGCGTGCCGTTCCAGCCCCGCCCAGACAAGCCGGTGTACTGTTCTAACTGCTTCGAAACCCAGCGTTCCTCTGGCGCGCCTTCCCGCGGCGGCCGCGCCACTCGGTGGTAAGCGACCGCGCCCGCTGAGCGAGCGGCGAGGACAGCGTCGTCCTCGCTTGCTTCGTCTTTAATGCCGTCCGCGCAGGAGCGAAACCGCGATACCAATCGCTGTCACGCCGGCGACTGCCCAGAATGCCCAGCGGATCGCCAGAAACGGTTCCTCTGCTCCTCCCGTCAGTCGGGTCGCTTCAGCGTAGACGGTTCCTGCGAGCGCCACTCCAACTGCCATCCCAATGTTGCGCGTTGCGCCGGCAAGCGCTGCTGCAGTCGCACGGCTGCGCTCTGGCACGGCGCTAAGCGCCGCCGCATTG comes from the Dehalococcoidia bacterium genome and includes:
- a CDS encoding DNA recombination/repair protein RecA; translation: MPVETVNPAAERARALEAALLQIEKAYGKGAIMRLGELQRVSTEVIPTGILSLDLALGVGGVPRGRII
- a CDS encoding zinc-ribbon domain containing protein, encoding MTPLMDKTLTCRDCGSAFLFTVSEQEFYASKGFMHEPTRCRDCRARRRAAIEGNSSSGGTYSSGGVAASSYGMSYAAGSARREFFSATCSSCGNEARVPFQPRPDKPVYCSNCFETQRSSGAPSRGGRATRW